A window from Citrus sinensis cultivar Valencia sweet orange chromosome 3, DVS_A1.0, whole genome shotgun sequence encodes these proteins:
- the LOC102609764 gene encoding ABC transporter C family member 5, which yields MGISLLLNRISASYSTRQSHFALFKAIQGLPVLELSSICINLTLLLVFLFIISARQISVCVGRIRFFKDDTAASSSPIRRNVSVDGEIREVKIGTWFKMSVFCCFYVLFVQVLVLGFDGVGLVRKAVDGKVVGWSALCLPAVQGLAWFLLSFSALHCKFKLSEKFPFLLRVWWVVSFLICLCALYVDGRGLLVDGSKHLCSHVVANFAATPALAFLCFVAIRGVTGIQVCRNSDLQEPLLLEEEAGCLKVTPYGDAGLFSLVTLSWLNPLLSIGAKRPLELKDIPLLAPKDRAKTNYKALNSNWEKLKAENPTKTPSLALAILKSFWKEAALNAVFAGLNTIVSYVGPYLVSYFVDYLGGKETFPHEGYILAGIFFSAKLVETITTRQWYLGVDILGMHVRSALTAMVYRKGLKLSSLARQSHTSGEIVNYMAVDVQRVGDYSWYLHDIWMLPLQIILALAILYKNVGIASVATLIATIISIVVTVPVAKVQEEYQDKLMAAKDERMRKTSECLRNMRILKLQAWEDRYRIQLEEMRGVEFRWLRKALYSQAFITFIFWSSPIFVAAVTFGTSILLGAQLTAGSVLSAMATFRILQEPLRNFPDLVSMMAQTKVSLDRISGFLQEEELQEDATIVLPRGMTNVAIQIENAEFCWDPSSSRPTLSGISMKVDRGMRVAVCGMVGSGKSSLLSCILGEIPKISGEVRLCGTAAYVSQSAWIQSGNIEENILFGSPMDKAKYKKVIHACSLKKDLELFSHGDQTIIGDRGINLSGGQKQRVQLARALYQDADIYLLDDPFSAVDAHTGSELFKEYIMTALANKTVIFVTHQVEFLPAADFILVLKEGRIIQAGKYDDLLQAGTDFNALVSAHHEAIEAMDIPNHSSEDSDENLTLDGCVIPCKKCDASGDNIDNLAKEVQDGSSASEQKAIKEKKKAKRSRKKQLVQEEERVRGRVSMKVYLSYMAAAYRGLLIPLIILAQVLFQFLQIASNWWMAWANPQTEGDQPKVNPMVLLVVYMALAFGSSWFIFVRAVLVATFGLAAAQKLFVKMLRSVFRAPMSFFDSTPAGRILNRVSIDQSVVDLDIPFRLGGFASTTIQLVGIIGVMTMVTWQVLLLVIPMAVACLWMQKYYMASSRELVRIVSIQKSPIIHLFGESIAGASTIRGFGQEKRFMKRNLYLLDCFARPFFCSLAAIEWLCLRMELLSTFVFAFCMVLLVSFPHGAIDPSMAGLAVTYGLNLNARLSRWILSFCKLENKIISIERIYQYSQIPGEAPPVIEDSRPPSSWPENGTIELIDLKVRYGENLPLVLHGITCAFPGGKKIGIVGRTGSGKSTLIQALFRLIEPACGRIIIDNIDISTIGLHDLRSRLGIIPQDPNLFEGTIRCNLDPLEEHSDREIWEALDKSQLGDIVRGKDQKLETPVLENGDNWSVGQRQLVSLGRALLKQARILVLDEATASVDTATDNLIQKIIRTEFKDCTVCTIAHRIPTVIDSDLVLVLSDGRVAEFDTPGRLLEDKSSMFLKLVTEYSSRSSGIPDF from the exons ATGGGTATCTCTCTTTTGCTCAATAGAATCTCAGCTTCATATTCAACAAGGCAATCACATTTTGCCCTTTTCAAGGCAATTCAAGGCTTACCCGTTTTGGAGCTTTCTTCTATATGCATCAACTTAACACTTCTCCTtgtgtttctttttataatatctGCTAGGCAGATATCTGTTTGTGTGGGTCGAATTCGGTTTTTTAAGGATGATACTGCTGCAAGTTCCAGCCCGATTAGACGTAATGTTAGTGTCGATGGAGAAATTAGAGAGGTTAAGATTGGTACTTGGTTTAAAATGTCTGTCTTTTGTTGTTTCTATGTGTTGTTTGTACAAGTTCTAGTATTGGGGTTTGATGGGGTCGGCTTGGTAAGAAAGGCTGTTGATGGGAAGGTAGTGGGTTGGTCTGCACTTTGCTTGCCTGCTGTCCAAGGTTTAGCTTGGTTTCTATTGAGCTTTTCAGCTCTCCATTGTAAATTTAAGTTGTCTGAGAAATTCCCATTTTTGTTAAGGGTATGGTGGGTTGTGTCATTTTTgatctgtttgtgtgctttgtATGTTGATGGGCGAGGACTCTTGGTAGATGGTTCAAAGCACCTCTGTTCTCATGTTGTGGCAAATTTCGCAGCAACCCCAGCTCTTGCATTCCTTTGTTTTGTTGCAATTAGGGGTGTTACTGGTATACAGGTTTGTAGAAACTCTGATCTTCAGGAACCATTGCTTCTTGAAGAAGAGGCAGGGTGTCTGAAGGTCACTCCTTATGGTGATGCTGGCCTCTTTAGCTTGGTCACACTTTCTTGGTTGAATCCACTTCTTTCAATTGGTGCAAAGAGGCCCCTTGAGCTCAAAGATATTCCTCTTCTTGCCCCGAAGGATCGGGCCAAGACCAATTATAAGGCTTTGAATTCAAATTGGGAGAAATTGAAGGCTGAAAATCCTACTAAGACACCATCTTTAGCTTTGGCAATTCTGAAGTCATTCTGGAAGGAAGCGGCCTTGAATGCTGTCTTTGCGGGGCTGAACACTATTGTTTCCTATGTTGGTCCATACTTGGTTAGTTACTTTGTTGATTATTTAGGGGGAAAGGAAACCTTCCCTCATGAGGGTTATATCCTTGCTGGGATATTCTTTTCGGCTAAGCTGGTGGAGACCATAACGACCCGGCAGTGGTATCTTGGGGTTGACATTTTGGGTATGCATGTAAGATCGGCTCTTACAGCAATGGTTTACAGAAAGGGACTGAAGCTCTCAAGCTTGGCTAGGCAAAGTCACACCAGTGGAgagattgttaattatatGGCAGTTGATGTCCAGAGAGTAGGAGACTACTCTTGGTATCTCCATGACATATGGATGCTTCCTTTGCAAATAATTCTTGCCCTTgcaattttgtataaaaatgttggaattgCTTCTGTTGCAACATTGATTGCCACCATTATCTCCATTGTTGTTACTGTCCCTGTGGCGAAGGTCCAAGAAGAGTACCAAGATAAATTAATGGCTGCCAAGGATGAAAGGATGAGAAAAACCTCAGAGTGTCTTAGGAATATGAGAATTCTCAAGTTGCAGGCTTGGGAAGACAGGTATCGGATTCAGCTGGAGGAGATGCGAGGGGTAGAGTTCAGGTGGCTCCGAAAAGCACTTTATTCTCAAGCTTTTATTACATTCATTTTCTGGAGCTCCCCCATATTTGTAGCTGCTGTAACATTTGGTACTTCTATATTGTTGGGAGCTCAACTCACGGCAGGGAGTGTTCTTTCTGCTATGGCTACTTTCAGAATCCTCCAAGAACCACTCAGGAATTTTCCCGACTTAGTTTCAATGATGGCTCAGACAAAAGTTTCTCTTGATCGGATTTCTGGATTTCTGCAAGAGGAGGAGTTACAGGAAGATGCAACCATTGTTCTGCCACGAGGAATGACAAATGTAGCCATACAAATTGAAAATGCCGAGTTCTGTTGGGACCCTTCTTCTTCAAGGCCTACATTATCAGGAATATCAATGAAAGTGGACAGGGGCATGCGAGTGGCTGTTTGCGGCATGGTTGGTTCTGGTAAATCAAGCTTGCTTTCTTGTATACTTGGGGAGATACCAAAGATCTCTGGCGAA GTAAGACTTTGTGGTACTGCTGCTTACGTTTCTCAATCAGCATGGATACAATCTGGAAatatagaagaaaatattCTCTTTGGCAGCCCCATGGATAAAGCAAAGTACAAGAAAGTTATCCATGCTTGTTCACTAAAAAAGGATCTTGAACTTTTCTCACATGGAGACCAGACTATTATTGGCGATAGAGGTATAAATCTGAGTGGTGGCCAGAAACAACGTGTACAGCTTGCCAGGGCACTTTATCAAGATGCAGATATCTATTTACTTGATGATCCCTTCAGTGCTGTTGATGCGCACACTGGTTCAGAACTGTTCAAG GAATATATAATGACAGCACTGGCAAATAAGACTGTGATATTTGTGACTCATCAAGTTGAATTTCTGCCTGCTGCAGATTTTATACTG GTTCTGAAGGAAGGTCGGATCATACAGGCAGGAAAATATGATGATCTCTTGCAGGCAGGGACTGATTTTAATGCTTTGGTCTCAGCTCACCATGAAGCAATTGAAGCTATGGATATTCCAAATCACTCGTCAGAAGATTCAGATGAAAATCTGACTCTGGATGGTTGTGTTATACCTTGTAAAAAATGTGATGCATCTGGAGATAACATTGACAACTTGGCAAAGGAAGTGCAAGATGGTTCATCAGCTTCAGAGCAGAAAgcgataaaagaaaaaaagaaagcaaaacgCTCGAGGAAAAAGCAACTTGTTCAGGAAGAGGAAAGAGTAAGAGGAAGAGTCAGCATGAAGGTGTACTTGTCATATATGGCTGCAGCTTATAGAGGCTTACTGATTCCTCTCATAATCCTTGCACAAGTGTTGTTTCAATTCCTTCAAATAGCTAGTAATTGGTGGATGGCTTGGGCCAATCCGCAAACTGAAGGAGATCAACCCAAAGTTAATCCTATGGTCCTTCTTGTTGTTTATATGGCCCTTGCATTTGGGAGCTCCTGGTTTATATTTGTGCGGGCTGTTCTAGTAGCTACATTTGGTTTAGCAGCTGCACAGAAATTGTTTGTAAAGATGCTTAGAAGTGTGTTCCGAGCTCCTATGTCGTTTTTTGACTCTACGCCAGCGGGACGGATCTTGAATCGT GTATCCATTGATCAAAGTGTTGTTGATCTTGATATTCCTTTTAGACTTGGTGGGTTTGCTTCAACAACAATACAACTTGTTGGCATCATTGGTGTAATGACAATGGTTACCTGGCAAGTTTTGCTTCTTGTCATTCCAATGGCAGTTGCATGCTTGTGGATGCAG AAATACTACATGGCTTCATCAAGGGAACTTGTCCGTATTGTGAGCATCCAAAAATCTCCAATTATCCACCTTTTTGGTGAGTCCATTGCTGGAGCATCCACAATAAGAGGTTTTGGGCAAGAAAAAAGGTTTATGAAGAGGAATCTTTATCTTCTTGATTGTTTTGCCCGTCCATTCTTCTGCAGTCTTGCAGCTATTGAATGGCTTTGCTTACGCATGGAATTGCTTTCAACCTTTGTGTTTGCCTTTTGCATGGTTTTACTTGTGAGTTTTCCACATGGAGCTATTGATCCGa GCATGGCTGGCCTTGCAGTGACATATGGCCTTAATTTAAATGCACGTTTATCACGGTGGATACTTAGCTTTTGCAAgcttgaaaacaaaattatctCCATTGAAAGGATTTATCAGTACAGCCAAATTCCAGGAGAAGCTCCACCAGTTATTGAGGATTCTCGACCTCCATCCTCATGGCCAGAAAATGGAACAATTGAACTTATTGATTTAAAG gTTCGTTATGGTGAGAATCTTCCTTTGGTGCTTCATGGGATAACCTGTGCATTTcctggaggaaaaaaaattggcattGTTGGGCGGACTGGGAGTGGCAAATCTACATTGATTCAGGCATTGTTTAGATTGATTGAACCAGCTTGTGGGAGGATCATTATAGACAACATTGATATTTCAACAATTGGCCTCCACGATCTACGTAGCCGTCTTGGTATCATACCCCAGGAtcctaatttatttgaagGGACCATTAGATGCAATCTTGATCCTCTTGAAGAGCATTCAGATAGAGAAATTTGGGAG GCGCTTGACAAGTCTCAGCTTGGAGACATTGTTCGTGGGAAAGACCAAAAGCTTGAAACACCAG TGCTAGAAAATGGAGATAACTGGAGTGTGGGACAACGTCAACTTGTTTCCCTTGGTAGGGCTTTACTTAAGCAGGCTAGAATACTGGTGCTTGATGAAGCAACAGCTTCAGTTGATACAGCCACAGACAATCTTATCCAGAAGATTATTCGTACAGAGTTTAAGGACTGCACTGTATGCACTATTGCACATCGTATACCAACTGTAATTGACAGCGATCTGGTTTTGGTATTAAGTGATG GACGAGTTGCAGAATTTGATACTCCAGGGAGACTTTTGGAAGATAAATCGTCTATGTTTCTTAAGTTGGTAACAGAGTACTCCTCAAGGTCAAGTGGCATACcagatttttaa
- the LOC102610078 gene encoding NADH dehydrogenase [ubiquinone] 1 alpha subcomplex subunit 9, mitochondrial: protein MQAITRRLRHQSVQPATSISSLKSVYPLSDYYNGADHRRFGSTSVATPGTGHLVRKGTGGRSSVSGIIATVFGTTGFLGRYVVQQLAKMGSQVLVPFRGCEDDPRHLKLMGDLGQIVPMKFNPRDDNTIKATMAKANVVINLIGREYETRNYSFEDVNHFMAERIAGIAKEHGGIMRFIQISCLGASSSSPSRVFSTKAAAEEAVLRELPWATIMRPAAMIGTEDRLLNKWAQFVKKFNFFPLFGDGSTRIQPVYVVDVAAAVTAALKDDGTSMGKIYELGGPDIFTVHELAELMYDTIREYPHYVKVPFPVAKAVAMPREILLKKVPFPLPRPGLFNLDEINAYTSDTIVSDNALTFQDLGIVPHKLKGYPTEYLIWYRKGGPKFGSTVSERINPEAWP from the exons ATGCAGGCCATCACAAGGCGATTAAGGCACCAATCTGTACAGCCCGCAACTTCCATTTCTTCTCTTAAATCGGTTTACCCGCTCTCCGATTACT ATAATGGAGCTGATCATCGGAGATTTGGATCTACTTCGGTCGCCACTCCCGGTACCGGCCACCTTGTTCGTAAGGGCACTGGTGGAAGATCTTCTGTTAg TGGCATTATAGCTACAGTGTTTGGCACAACTGGGTTCCTTGGACGTTATGTTGTGCAACAACTTG CTAAAATGGGATCTCAAGTGCTAGTTCCTTTCCGGGGCTGTGAGGATGATCCTCGTCATCTCAAGTTGATGGGAGATTTGGGACAG ATTGTACCGATGAAGTTTAACCCAAGAGACGATAACACAATCAAGGCTACAATGGCAAAGGCTAATGTTGTTATCAATCTTATTG GAAGAGAGTATGAGACCAGAAACTACAGCTTTGAGGATGTGAACCATTTTATGGCTGAACGCATTGCAGGG ATTGCAAAAGAACATGGTGGCATCATGagatttattcaaatttcttgctTAGGGGCATCTTCATCATCTCCATCAAGAGTGTTTAGTACTAAAGCTGCTGCTGAGGAAGCTGTTTTGAGAGAATTACCTTGG GCCACAATTATGAGGCCTGCTGCAATGATTGGTACCGAGGATCGGCTTTTGAATAAGTGGGCACAGTttgtgaaaaaatttaatttttttcctctttttggGGATGGATCTACCAG AATCCAACCTGTATATGTTGTTGATGTTGCTGCTGCAGTCACTGCAGCGTTAAAAGATGATGGAACCAGCATGGGAAAAATTTACGAGTTGGGTGGTCCAGATATCTTTACAGTGCATGAATtg GCAGAGCTTATGTATGATACAATCCGTGAATATCCTCACTATGTGAAAGTTCCTTTCCCTGTTGCAAAG GCGGTTGCTATGCCTCGGGAGATATTACTTAAAAAGGTTCCCTTTCCGTTGCCCCGTCCTGGCTTATTCAATCTGGATGAGATTAATGCCTATACTTCAGATACAATTGTGTCAGACAATG CCTTAACATTTCAGGATCTGGGAATTGTGCCACATAAGTTGAAGGGATACCCAACTGAATATCTTATCTGGTATCGTAAGGGTGGCCCAAAATTTGGTTCTACCGTCAGCGAAAGAATAAATCCGGAAGCTTGGCCATGA
- the LOC102610788 gene encoding xyloglucan galactosyltransferase MUR3 has protein sequence MRRRVAASGPTEQMDKGAGKNHQNRLCFLVTLSAFFWILLLYFHFIVLGTNNVSESNQLETSIKNSESSFVHLTNDDHLAEPRKEATQPSTFRESTDSQFKPVNPEPINPEAVVHESPQSQSKPINPEPIVHQSPESQSNPVIPEPISQESAGHEVKSFPFMKALETIENKSDPCGGRYIYVHDLPSRFNEDMLKDCKSLSLWTNMCKYTANAGLGPPLANTEGVFSNTGWYTTNQFAVDVIFNNRMKQYECLTNDSSIAAAIFVPFYAGFDIARYLWGYNISMRDAASLDLVNWLTKRPEWGIMGGKDHFLVAGRITWDFRRGSDEESDWGSKLLFLPATKNMSMLVVESSPWGANDFAIPYPTYFHPSKDAEVFDWQNRMRKLERKWLFSFAGAPRPGDPLSIRGQLMEQCRNSEVGKLLECDFGESKCHSPSSIMQMFQTSIFCLQPQGDSYTRRSAFDSILAGCIPVFFHPGSAYTQYTWHLPKNYSSYSVFIPEDDIRKRNVSIEERLKQISPEQIKEMRETVINLIPRVIYADPRSKLATLKDSFDVAVQSIIDRVTRLRRLTIEGLPEYDNFVEQNGWKYALLDEGQRSVGPHEWDPFFSKPKKVDDRGRKKFMEE, from the coding sequence ATGAGACGCCGGGTGGCGGCGAGTGGCCCGACAGAGCAAATGGATAAGGGAGCCGggaagaatcatcaaaatagGCTATGTTTTTTAGTTACATTGTCCGCTTTCTTTTGGATTCTGTTGTtgtactttcattttattgtGCTCGGGACTAATAATGTTAGTGAATCTAACCAATTGGAAACCAGTATCAAAAACTCAGAATCTTCTTTTGTCCATTTAACTAACGATGACCATCTAGCAGAACCTCGGAAGGAAGCCACCCAGCCTAGCACTTTTCGTGAATCTACCGATTCACAATTCAAACCAGTTAATCCAGAACCCATTAACCCTGAAGCCGTCGTTCATGAATCTCCCCAATCACAATCCAAACCCATTAACCCAGAACCCATTGTTCATCAATCTCCCGAATCACAATCCAATCCCGTTATTCCAGAACCCATTAGTCAAGAGAGTGCTGGTCATGAAGTTAAGAGTTTTCCATTTATGAAGGCACTGGAAACAATAGAAAACAAGAGTGATCCTTGTGGGGGTAGGTATATTTATGTGCATGATCTTCCTTCTAGGTTTAATGAGGATATGCTCAAGGATTGCAAGAGTTTGAGTCTTTGGACCAATATGTGTAAGTACACGGCTAATGCGGGATTAGGACCTCCGCTTGCAAATACTGAAGGAGTGTTTTCGAATACTGGGTGGTATACTACAAACCAGTTTGCTGTTGATGTGATATTCAACAACCGAATGAAGCAGtatgagtgcttgacaaacgATTCTtccattgctgcagcaatttTTGTGCCTTTTTATGCTGGGTTTGACATAGCAAGGTATCTTTGGGGGTATAATATATCCATGAGAGATGCTGCCTCACTTGATTTGGTCAATTGGCTGACGAAGAGGCCTGAGTGGGGTATCATGGGAGGGAAGGATCACTTTCTGGTGGCAGGGAGGATAACTTGGGATTTCAGGAGAGGATCAGATGAGGAATCTGATTGGGGAAGTAAGCTTCTGTTTTTACCTGCCACAAAGAATATGTCCATGCTTGTGGTTGAATCTAGCCCATGGGGTGCAAATGATTTTGCAATCCCTTATCCAACATATTTCCATCCATCAAAGGATGCTGAAGTTTTTGATTGGCAAAATCGGATGAGGAAATTGGAGAGGAAGTGGCTCTTCTCATTTGCAGGTGCACCACGGCCTGGAGACCCCTTGTCAATTAGAGGGCAGCTTATGGAACAGTGTAGGAATTCAGAGGTGGGTAAGCTGTTGGAATGTGATTTCGGGGAAAGCAAGTGTCACTCTCCGAGCAGCATAATGCAAATGTTTCAGACGTCCATCTTCTGTCTGCAACCTCAGGGAGATTCATACACACGAAGATCTGCTTTCGACTCTATACTGGCAGGTTGCATACCTGTTTTCTTTCATCCTGGGTCAGCTTACACACAATATACTTGGCATCTCCCAAAGAATTATTCTTCATACTCTGTTTTCATTCCAGAGGATGACATCCGTAAGAGGAATGTAAGCATAGAGGAAAGACTGAAACAAATTTCTCCCGAGCAGATTAAGGAGATGAGGGAGACTGTTATCAATCTCATTCCAAGGGTGATATATGCAGATCCTCGCTCAAAATTGGCGACTCTCAAGGATTCTTTTGATGTTGCTGTACAGTCGATCATTGACAGAGTAACAAGGTTGAGGAGGCTCACCATTGAAGGTCTTCCAgaatatgataattttgtgGAGCAGAATGGCTGGAAATATGCTTTGTTAGATGAAGGACAGCGTTCAGTAGGACCTCATGAGTGGGATCCTTTCTTCTCAAAACCAAAGAAAGTAGATGATCGCGGTCGCAAAAAATTCATGGAAGAATGA
- the LOC102611392 gene encoding subtilisin-like protease SBT1.2: MEAKSQLLFSTLFLSFVSLHANTLQTYVVHLHPHGVTSSSFTSKLHWHLSFIEQTLSSEEDPSSRLLYSYHSAMEGFAAQLTQSELESLQKLPDVIAIRPDRRLQVQTTYSYKFLGLSPTNGGAWYESQFGHGSIIGVLDTGIWPESPSFDDHGMPPVPKKWRGVCQEGQSFNSSNCNRKLIGARFFTKGHRVASTTMSPNIIQEYVSPRDSTGHGTHTSSTAAGTSVSMASVLGNAGGVARGMAPGAHIAVYKVCWFNGCYSSDILAAMDVAIRDGVDVLSLSLGGFPLPLFDDSIAIGSFRAMEHGISVVCAAGNNGPLQSSVANIAPWIATVGASTLDRRFPAIVRMADGGLLYGESMYPGNQFSKTEKELDLIYVTGGDGGSEFCLKGSLPIAEVRGKMVVCDRGVNGRAEKGQVVKEAGGAAMILANTEINLEEDSVDVHVLPATLVGFAESVRLKVYINSTRRARARIIFGGTVIGRSRAPAVAQFSARGPSLYTPTILKPDVIAPGVNIIAAWPQNLGPSSLPEDNRRVNFTVMSGTSMACPHVSGITALIRSAHPKWSPAAIKSAIMTTADGNDHFGKPIKDGNKPPAVFAIGAGHVNPERAINPGLIYDITPDEYVTHLCTLGYTESEIFTITHRNVSCHENLRMNRGFSLNYPSISVVFKHGKKSTMIRRRLTNVGSPNSIYSVKVTAPEDVEVRIKPQRLIFKYVNQSLIYRIWIISRKRMTKDRMSFAQGQLAWVHSGNSSLYRVRSPISVTWK, encoded by the coding sequence ATGGAAGCCAAATCTCAGCTTCtattttctactctttttttatCCTTTGTTTCTCTCCATGCAAACACTCTCCAAACCTACGTGGTCCATCTACACCCACATGGCGTAACAAGCTCTTCGTTCACTTCTAAGCTTCATTGGCATCTCTCATTCATTGAACAAACTCTTTCCTCCGAAGAAGATCCTTCTTCACGTCTTCTTTACTCTTACCATTCCGCCATGGAAGGTTTTGCAGCTCAACTCACTCAATCAGAATTGGAATCCTTGCAGAAGTTGCCTGATGTCATTGCAATTAGGCCTGACAGAAGGCTTCAAGTTCAGACAACTTACTCTTACAAATTCTTAGGACTGAGCCCCACAAACGGAGGAGCTTGGTATGAGTCACAGTTTGGTCATGGATCAATAATCGGTGTCCTTGACACCGGAATTTGGCCTGAAAGTCCAAGCTTTGATGATCATGGAATGCCCCCGGTTCCAAAAAAATGGCGTGGGGTTTGCCAAGAGGGCCAGAGcttcaattcttcaaattGTAACAGGAAACTCATTGGTGCCAGGTTCTTTACTAAGGGCCATCGAGTGGCTTCAACCACAATGTCACCGAACATTATTCAGGAATATGTGTCACCACGGGATTCCACTGGACATGGAACTCATACATCATCAACGGCTGCTGGGACTTCGGTTTCTATGGCTAGTGTGCTTGGTAATGCAGGTGGTGTGGCTCGAGGAATGGCCCCTGGTGCTCACATTGCAGTATATAAAGTCTGCTGGTTCAATGGCTGTTACAGCTCTGATATCTTAGCTGCAATGGATGTGGCAATTAGAGATGGAGTTGATGTTCTTTCTCTATCTCTTGGTGGCTTCCCATTACCTCTTTTTGATGATAGCATTGCAATTGGCAGTTTTCGAGCAATGGAACATGGGATTTCAGTTGTATGTGCTGCAGGAAACAATGGACCACTCCAAAGCTCAGTTGCTAACATAGCACCTTGGATTGCTACCGTTGGTGCAAGCACGCTTGATAGAAGATTTCCAGCTATTGTTCGAATGGCTGATGGAGGACTTCTTTACGGAGAATCCATGTACCCCGGAAACCAATTCTCAAAGACAGAAAAGGAGCTTGATCTAATTTACGTGACAGGTGGTGATGGGGGAAGTGAATTTTGCTTGAAAGGGTCTCTCCCAATAGCCGAAGTACGTGGCAAAATGGTGGTATGTGACCGAGGTGTCAATGGAAGGGCGGAAAAGGGTCAAGTTGTGAAGGAAGCTGGTGGTGCTGCAATGATTCTAGCAAATACAGAGATAAACCTGGAGGAAGACTCAGTTGATGTCCATGTCCTGCCAGCAACATTGGTAGGTTTTGCTGAGTCAGTTCGCTTAAAGGTTTACATAAATTCCACAAGAAGAGCTAGAGCTCGAATTATCTTTGGAGGAACTGTTATTGGAAGATCAAGGGCACCAGCAGTAGCACAGTTTTCAGCCAGAGGACCAAGTTTATATACTCCTACCATTCTCAAACCAGATGTAATCGCCCCTGGAGTCAACATCATCGCTGCTTGGCCACAAAACTTAGGCCCCTCCAGCCTTCCAGAAGATAATAGAAGAGTGAACTTCACTGTCATGTCAGGAACTTCCATGGCTTGTCCCCATGTCAGTGGAATTACAGCTCTAATCCGCTCAGCACATCCCAAATGGAGCCCTGCAGCTATCAAATCAGCAATAATGACAACTGCTGATGGAAATGACCATTTCGGAAAACCAATAAAGGATGGGAATAAACCTCCTGCGGTGTTTGCTATTGGAGCTGGGCATGTAAACCCAGAAAGAGCCATCAATCCTGGACTGATATATGATATCACGCCAGATGAATATGTCACTCATCTGTGCACTCTTGGTTACACAGAGTCAGAAATTTTTACAATCACACACAGGAATGTAAGCTGCCATGAAAATTTGCGGATGAACAGGGGTTTCAGCCTCAATTACCCCTCTATTTCTGTAGTTTTTAAGCATGGAAAGAAAAGCACAATGATCAGAAGACGATTGACAAACGTGGGCAGTCCTAATTCCATCTACTCGGTGAAAGTAACGGCACCGGAAGATGTCGAAGTGCGAATTAAGCCTCAACggcttattttcaaatatgtaaATCAAAGCTTAATTTATAGAATCTGGATTATATCAAGGAAAAGAATGACAAAAGATAGAATGAGCTTCGCACAAGGGCAGTTGGCATGGGTGCATTCAGGCAACAGCAGCCTTTATAGGGTTCGAAGTCCCATTTCAGTAACTTGGAAGTAA